A stretch of the Osmerus mordax isolate fOsmMor3 chromosome 12, fOsmMor3.pri, whole genome shotgun sequence genome encodes the following:
- the si:ch211-168f7.5 gene encoding uncharacterized protein si:ch211-168f7.5 has product MAGRRSCVNSLWSGTERVRISERLKATLAGIFELDLLRGKHLEMVDAALIDKDTTNWTGIDQQGPNLESAASDGSATSRRQQVPSPSEVVSPAQSTTLDSGGNSGEGPVHSRGSEGNSRWSTLSWDTPSDMLSPPTPEPDSGGHLDFDSRPSSGFYSVSGSSLSDSCYSVSSEAAQGGLGRLAPLSGGSSRLWEQRPLSADHSDTQWPEAAAQKQPTAQSTEETSRVADRRPVSTGDLDLNGLMFLSDLCSSLGDPQAGPLIPPLSDLTSSSYIRPQLDTRFCSDLVSRRTKEVYPYPSPLHAVALQSPLFTSSQDPSPPPRLSPSSDGTQPGEQPSPSHPALVLEPPQPPPSPSLTQLEQYIARLAHQYQSRVACNLTPAATPGPGGQRVPRTPRHGSTQSLSAFENRCTPSSHPGGSITPCKSLLGNSGRVSLSNIGRKASRNSINLGHLPSVTGEDLNISLHLNLNLNLNPALNTKPGLDPKHSREGSGSVGALKGDFVTPTASSSSLSTSTPTPAMRPRPRISTCPSSLSHRSSLEVTGSGAGAGMGSLAFSRSLDWSSASPRPMSVPSSSCGLGSSPGLASEPSTKLCEDSAMVAEISRLSGLPRAVVIGLMEQGVELDVDCFQSDADRKGPGLEVTGVKAPGSYSRLVGQTEPSQYPSLHLHATTGGDTDLNPPRPIQLSLSVSHSPQSHSGLTPPLAHSPQSHPSLTPPRSLSHSPQSHSSSPHHPYQSTPTHTHHTSHSFSSHYQHHAPSDPPSSSTASSPGSRPNRVRSPPRPLQPSPLGPTPLSVFRRDAPFQCSLPRVTAGDSPVGGGLRPRGGSLRQAGGGGAGGGVGGGWRRVEGEGLYQGKHVSRELVRASTVSSFARQESYGSSWGRSDEGAAKMPKRTARFCKGFEGYFMGKEEEEEMTDEGVWRRDDEGSRRKDYQKVKARPKESSWIKKKGKGGWDKRSSSLRLSRRALFRSESQGRLEPQSQREEPFQGAQWASSLDVTMGGLDFSVEGGRGRELGGRKREDKRLSSTASLYHLSRSQSLEGSCHSLSPPLSSPSFSPSPPPRAPLTRSRSLRDLGRRVFGSVRSLSLKHKTQKK; this is encoded by the exons ATGGCAGGGCGCCGCAGCTGTGTGAATTCGCTTTGGTCTGGTACCGAGCGGGTCCGAATCAGCGAGCGTCTGAAAGCGACCTTGGCGGGCATCTTCGAACTAGACCTTCTCAGGGGAAAACATCTGGAGATGGTTGATGCTGCTCTGATCGATAAAGACACCACCAACTGGACTGGCATCGATCAACAGGGGCCAAATCTCGAGAGCGCAGCCTCCGACGGCTCTGCGACATCCCGCAGGCAACAG GTTCCCTCTCCTTCAGAAGTGGTATCACCCGCCCAGAGTACCACCTTGGACAGTGGAGGGAACTCCGGAGAGGGTCCGGTCCATTCCAGAGGCAGTGAGGGAAACTCACGATGGTCTACTCTCTCTTGGGATACCCCCTCAGACATGCTCTCTCCTCCAACTCCAGAACCAGATAGTGGGGGCCATTTGGACTTTGACTCCAGGCCTAGCTCAG gtTTTTACTCGGTCAGTGGCAGCTCCCTGTCTGACTCCTGCTACTCTGTGTCCAGTGAGGCTGcccagggggggctggggaggctcGCTCCCCTGTCTGGGGGGAGCTCCAGGCTGTGGGAGCAGCGTCCTCTCTCTGCAGACCACAGTGACACCCAGTGGCCGGAGGCAGCAGCACAGAAGCAGCCAACAGCTCAGAGCACAGAGGAAACTTCAAGGGTGGCTGACAGGAGGCCTGTGTCCACAG GTGATCTGGACCTTAATGGCCTGATGTTCCTATCAGACCTCTGCTCCAGCCTGGGAGACCCGCAGGCcggccccctcatcccccccctctctgacctcacctcctcctcctacatccGCCCCCAGCTGGACACCCGCTTCTGCTCAGACCTAGTGTCCCGTCGGACCAAGGAGGTATACCCCTACCCCAGCCCTCTGCACGCTGTTGCCCTCCAGAgccccctcttcacctccagCCAAgatccctccccacctcctcgcctctcccccAGCTCCGATGGAACCCAGCCTGGGGAACAAccatcaccctctcaccctgccctggtcctcgagccaccccaaccccccccgtccccctccctgACCCAGCTGGAGCAGTACATCGCCAGACTGGCCCACCAGTACCAGAGCCGGGTTGCCTGCAACCTCACCCCAGCTGCCACTCCTGGTCCTGGAGGCCAGCGGGTCCCGAGGACCCCACGCCACGGCTCCACGCAGTCCTTATCAGCCTTTGAGAACCGTTGTACCCCCTCCAGCCACCCAGGGGGCAGCATTACCCCCTGTAAGTCCCTGCTAGGGAACTCTGGGCGGGTGAGCCTCAGCAACATTGGACGGAAAGCCAGCAGGAACTCTATCAACCTGGGGCACCTGCCCTCCGTGACCGGAGAGGATCTGAACATCAGCCTCCACCTCAACCTTAATCTTAACCTCAACCCAGCCCTCAACACCAAACCGGGGCTGGATCCAAAACACTCGAGGGAAGGGTCTGGATCAGTTGGGGCCTTGAAAGGCGACTTTGTTACCcccaccgcctcctcctcttccctctccacttctacccccaccccagccATGAGACCCCGTCCTCGGATCTCAACCTGCCCTTCGTCCCTCAGCCATCGTAGCTCCTTGGAGGTCACGGGTtcaggagcaggggcagggatgGGGTCCCTGGCTTTCTCTCGCTCACTGGACTGGAGCAGTGCGTCACCACGACCAATGTCCGTTCCCAGTTCTTCTTGTGGTTTGGGTTCTAGTCCCGGCCTGGCTTCAGAGCCCAGCACCAAGCTGTGCGAGGACTCGGCCATGGTAGCAGAGATTTCCCGACTCTCAGGTTTGCCTCGGGCTGTTGTGATTGGCCTGATGGAGCAGGGGGTGGAGCTAGACGTGGACTGTTTCCAGAGCGATGCGGATAGGAAGGGTCCAGGGTTAGAAGTCACAGGGGTCAAAGCCCCAGGCTCCTACTCCCGGTTAGTGGGGCAGACTGAACCCTCTCAATATCCCAGCCTTCACCTTCACGCCACTACTGGTGGTGATACAGACTTGAACCCACCCAGGCCTATCCAGCTCTCCCTCAGTGTATCCCACTCCCCCCAGTCTCATTCTggtctcactccccccctcgcCCACTCTCCCCAATCTCACCCCAGCCTGACCCCCCCGcgttccctctcccactccccccagTCCCACTCCAGCAGCCCTCACCACCCGTACCAGTCCACCCCCACACATACGCACCACACATCCCACTCTTTCTCCTCACACTACCAACACCACGCCCCCTCtgaccctccctcatcctccactgCCTCCTCCCCTGGCTCCCGTCCAAACAGGGTCCgctccccgccccgcccccttcaGCCCTCCCCGCTTGGCCCCACCCCTCTGTCCGTGTTCCGTCGCGATGCGCCCTTCCAGTGTTCCTTGCCACGTGTCACCGCAGGCGACTCGCCAGTAGGGGGCGGTCTCAGGCCCAGGGGAGGCTCTCTacggcaggctggaggaggaggggctggaggaggggttgggggcgggtggaggagagtggagggggagggactgtATCAGGGAAAACACGTCTCCCGGGAGCTGGTGAGGGCATCGACGGTGAGCAGCTTTGCCCGGCAAGAGAGCTATGGCAGCAGCTGGGGGAGGAGTGATGAGGGGGCAGCAAAGATGCCTAAAAGGACAGCAAGATTCTGCAAAGGCTTCGAGGGATATTTCATGGgcaaggaggaagaagaggagatgaCGGAtgagggggtctggaggagagatgacgaagggagcaggaggaaagaCTACCAAAAGGTGAAGGCAAGACCGAAGGAGAGCTCCTGGATCAAGAAAAAGGGTAAAGGAGGTTGGGACAAGCGGAGCTCCAGTCTGAGGCTCTCCAGAAGGGCCCTGTTCCGCAGTGAGTCCCAGGGCAGGCTGGAGCCCCAATCCCAGCGAGAGGAGCCCTTTCAGGGGGCACAGTGGGCCTCCTCTCTGGACGTGACCATGGGGGGCCTGGATTTCAGTGTGGAAGGGGGACGAGGAAGAGAgttaggggggaggaagagggaggacaaACGCCTCTCATCCACCGCCAGTCTCTATCACCTGTCTCGCTCTCAGAGCCTGGAGGGAAGCtgccattccctctctcctcccctctcctccccctcgttctctccttcccctcctccacgggcgcctctcactcgctctcgctCGCTGAGGGACTTGGGCCGAAGAGTGTTTGGCTCAGTGCGATCACTCAGTTTGAAACACAAGACACAGAAGAAATGA
- the map1lc3cl gene encoding microtubule-associated proteins 1A/1B light chain 3C produces MPPFEKSMELMPFKQRKCLATRQDEVCSIRSKFPNKLPVIVERYIREKTLPLLDKTKFLVPFELTLGQFLCLLRSKIDLEATEALYLLVSERSMSCMSSSMGEVYSQHSDPDGFLYITYASQEMFGGDPSTAPPC; encoded by the exons ATGCCTCCTTTCGAGAAATCTATGGAATTGATGCCTTTCAAGCAAAGGAAATGCCTTG CAACAAGACAAGATGAAGTGTGCAGTATCCGCTCTAAATTCCCAAATAAGTTGCCT GTAATCGTGGAGCGATACATCCGTGAAAAGACCCTTCCCCTTTTGGACAAAACCAAATTCTTAGTTCCCTTCGAGCTTACCCTGGGTCAGTTTCTCTGTCTTCTCAG GAGTAAGATCGACCTGGAGGCCACCGAGGCTCTCTACCTGCTCGTGTCTGAGAGGAGCATGTCCTGCATGTCCTCCAGCATGGGAGAGGTATATTCCCAGCACAGCGACCCCGACGGCTTCCTCTACATCACCTACGCCTCACAGGAGATGTTCGGAGGAGACCCGTCTACAGCTCCACCCTGCTGA
- the ubxn1 gene encoding UBX domain-containing protein 1 produces the protein MRSLVQIDFPYLHVEGKRYRLLTSIKMAEQTTLDSLLEMGFDRNRAEKAVAHTGNQGIERAMDWLMEHEGDPDIDEPYVPPVGNVLGATESQPSPAQPSTQTPEESGETGDMTDMIQDGSTKRPMTEEEKREQVKRLEELMRVKQEERRERERAEEVEREKQRRKQGQELLHIKQKLQDDEMKKLAELRRREKMEDKMAKQRVRDKIARDREERAQKFGGGSSSTTVSSPTADPTPPSPTSQGPPPAKKDYDECRIQVRMLDGSAITAVFKAQEPLAAVRVYIQVNGNTAEGQDFTLLSPYPRRVYTELDMEKPLRELGLVPSAVLVVAKK, from the exons ATGCGGTCTCTTGTCCAAATCGACTTTCCGTACTTGCATGTGGAAGGGAAGCGGTATCGACTGTTGACTTCGAT CAAAATGGCAGAACAAACGACGCTTGACAGCCTTTTGGAAATGGGATTCGATAGGAATAGAGC AGAAAAGGCGgtggcacacacaggcaaccaAGGGATTGAACGTGCTATGGACTG GCTGATGGAGCATGAGGGTGACCCAGACATTGACGAGCCATATGTACCTCCGGTGGGAAATGTTCTTGGAGCAACAGAAagccagcctagcccagcccaacCCTCAACTCAAACACCTGAAG AGAGCGGAGAGACTGGAGACATGACTGACATGATCCAGGATGGGAGTACCAAACGGCCAAtgacagaagaggagaaacgGGAGCAAGTAAAGAG GTTAGAGGAGCTGATGCGAGTGAAACAggaagagcggagagagagggagcgagcggaggaggtggagagggagaagcagaggaggaagCAGGGCCAGGAGCTGCTGCATATCAAACAGAAGCTGCAGGACGATGAGATGAAGAAGCTGGCAGAGCTGcgcaggagagagaagatggaggacaaaATGGCCAA ACAGAGGGTCAGAGATAAGATAGCAcgtgacagagaggagagagcacagAAG ttcGGAGGTGGTTCCTCCAGCACAACAGTCTCCTCCCCCACAGccgaccccaccccaccctcacccaccaGCCAGGGTCCGCCCCCTGCCAAGAAAGATTATGATGAGTGCCGGATACAG GTGCGAATGCTGGATGGCTCAGCCATCACTGCCGTGTTCAAGGCCCAGGAGCCGCTGGCTGCCGTGCGCGTTTACATCCAGGTGAACGGCAACACGGCCGAGGGGCAGGACTTCACTTTGTTGTCGCCGTACCCCCGCCGCGTCTACACCGAGCTGGACATGGAGAAACCACTACGGGagctgg GTTTGGTGCCTTCGGCTGTGCTGGTCGTTGCCAAGAAGTGA
- the ehd1a gene encoding EH domain-containing protein 1a encodes MFSWSNKNGKKDPELFQNVADGLRRLYRTKLFPLEDAYRFHDFHSPALEDADFDNKPMVLLVGQYSTGKTTFIRHLMEQDFPGMRIGPEPTTDSFIAVMHGDQDGVIPGNALVVDPKKPFRKLNAFGNAFLNRFMCAQMPNPVLESISIIDTPGILSGEKQRISRGYDFAAVLEWFAERVDRIILLFDAHKLDISDEFSEVIRALKNHEDKMRVVLNKADQISTQQLMRVYGALMWSLGKIINTPEVVRVYIGSFWAQPLLVADNRKLFEAEEQDLFQDIQGLPRNAALRKLNDLIKRARLAKVHAYIISSLRKDMPSVFGKEAKKKELIANLKDTYLKIEKEYQISPGDFPKLEKMQDLLNGHDFSKFPAIKPKLLENVEDMLANDIARLMTLVRQEEASMPSQRVKGGAFEGTMSGPFGHGYGEGAGEGIDELEWVVGRDKPSYDEIFYTLSPINGKVSGAAVKKEMVKSKLPNTVLGKIWKLADVDKDGYLDDEEFALANHLIKVKLEGHELPGKLPEHLIPPSKRNLPME; translated from the exons ATGTTCAGCTGGTCAAATAAAAACGGGAAAAAAGACCCCGAACTTTTTCAGAATGTTGCTGACGGTTTGCGGCGACTCTATCGGACTAAACTATTTCCCCTGGAGGACGCTTATCGATTCCATGACTTCCACTCACCTGCACTTGAGGATGCCGACTTCGACAACAAACCAATGGTTCTCCTGGTCGGTCAATATTCAACAGGAAAAACCACATTTATCAGACACCTTATGGAGCAAGACTTTCCAGGGATGAGAATCGGACCCGAGCCAACCACAGATTCTTTCATCGCGGTGATGCACGGAGATCAGGATGGTGTAATTCCGGGGAACGCCTTGGTAGTCGACCCCAAAAAACCCTTCCGTAAACTCAACGCATTTGGCAACGCGTTCCTTAACAG gttCATGTGTGCTCAGATGCCCAACCCCGTTCTGGAGAGCATCAGTATCATCGATACCCCTGGAATCCTGTcaggggagaaacagagaatcAGCAGAG ggtatGACTTTGCAGCGGTACTGGAGTGGTTCGCCGAGCGTGTGGACCGCATCATCTTACTGTTTGACGCACACAAGCTGGACATCTCGGACGAGTTCTCGGAGGTGATCCGCGCCCTCAAGAACCACGAGGACAAGATGCGTGTGGTCCTCAACAAGGCCGACCAGATCAGCACCCAGCAGCTCATGAGGGTTTACGGCGCCCTCATGTGGTCGCTGGGCAAGATCATCAACACGCCCGAG GTGGTGCGCGTCTACATCGGGTCTTTCTGGGCACAGCCCCTCCTGGTGGCGGACAACAGGAAGCTGTTTGAGGCGGAGGAGCAGGACCTGTTCCAGGACATCCAGGGTTTGCCACGCAACGCCGCGCTGCGCAAGCTCAACGACCTCATCAAGAGGGCGCGTCTCGCCAAG GTGCATGCCTACATCATCAGCTCTCTGAGGAAGGACATGCCCAGCGTGTTTGGGAAGGAGGCCAAAAAGAAAGAGCTGATCGCTAACCTGAAAGACACCTACCTGAAGATCGAGAAAGAGTACCAGATTTCACCTGGGGACTTCCCCAAACTGGAGAAGATGCAG GACCTTCTGAATGGCCATGACTTCTCCAAGTTCCCTGCCATCAAGCCCAAGCTGCTGGAGAATGTGGAGGACATGCTGGCCAACGACATCGCCCGCCTCATGACCTTGGTCCGCCAGGAGGAGGCGTCCATGCCCAGCCAACGGGTGAAGGGCGGCGCCTTTGAGGGCACCATGAGCGGCCCGTTCGGCCACGGGTACGGGGAGGGCGCCGGCGAAGGCATCGACGAGCTGGAGTGGGTTGTGGGCCGCGACAAGCCGTCGTACGACGAGATCTTCTACACTCTTTCGCCCATCAATGGGAAGGTGTCAGGCGCCGCTGTCAAGAAGGAGATGGTGAAGTCCAAGCTGCCCAACACGGTACTGGGGAAGATCTGGAAGCTGGCCGACGTGGACAAGGACGGCTAcctggatgatgaggagtttgCGCTGGCCAACCACCTCATCAAGGTGAAGCTGGAGGGTCACGAACTGCCCGGGAAGCTGCCTGAACACCTGATTCCACCTTCAAAGCGCAACTTGCCGATGGAATGA
- the si:ch211-114c17.1 gene encoding pre-mRNA-processing factor 39 isoform X1: MAAEGSEDFSNNGELGDPSAPEVSETYESATDMAVDSEENAGSELPEVAAAPDPNAYTMPPAEEDDEGELPVDFDRLWKAAHDNPQDFSSWTDLLQYCEQESHMTASRRALVAFLARYPLCYGYWKKYADLERRAGYTTKAEESLVFQVCVQGLQAIPLSVDLWIHYINLLLGTLDMNQPESPKRIRSAFEEALVAAGLDFHSDRLWDLYVEWEKEQGDMKAATGVYDRALKTPTQLYSSHYEKFKVHLNTNEPKEVLSPEEYEELCVEYRQALKAERAAARAEGGEEEEERPPGEEEPASLDGKDSEEMMQKMRELALARREKVFQLMEGEVRKRWNFEDAIKRPYFHVKPLDRAQLRAWHSYLDWELTQVDLGQGETETEDPEFLEALRDSGVVAGGDRRIRVLFERCLIACALYEEFWTKYVKYLEPQSLEEARSLFIRACEVHLAHKHTIHLQWATFEERHGNLDEARRVLVALEAAMPGLAVVRLRRVGLERRAGRTDESEALLRDAVAQSKETPSLHAFYSIKLARYLLKLLKNPGKARGVLQEALEISPDNSKLHLNLLELEVSGDPRGSPEGVQECVTRALAAPLSPRTKILFSQRGLQYAEDYGNSVQSVLSIYEEHQKLLKELGKKRGAENGDGEEPEKMSKSDDGSAEPAQAPPTMPHVPITTPPPPMMGGDMSGQGGYGAYNSWYQQPQYGGYGYQNPWNYNQGYYPPS, encoded by the exons ATGGCGGCAGAAGGTTCGGAAGACTTCAGCAACAACGGGGAACTCGGGGATCCTTCAG CTCCGGAGGTCTCAGAGACTTACGAGTCTGCAACAGATATGGCTGTTGATTCAGAGGAGAACGCAGGCAGTGAGCTACCCGAGGTGGCGGCAGCCCCAGATCCGAATGCATACACCATGCCCCCGGCCGAGGAGGACGATGAAGGGGAGTTGCCAGTGGACTTTGACCGCCTGTGGAAAGCGGCCCACGACAATCCACAGGATTTCTCAAGCTGGACCGACCTGTTGCAGTACTGCGAGCAAGAG AGTCACATGACTGCTTCTCGGCGAGCTCTTGTAGCATTTCTGGCCCGCTATCCACTATGCTATGGTTACTGGAAGAAGTATGCTGACCTGGAGCGCCGGGCTGGATACACCACCAAAgcagaggag TCTctggtgttccaggtgtgtgtgcagggattgCAGGCCATCCCTCTGAGTGTAGATCTGTGGATCCACTACATCAACCTGCTCCTGGGAACCCTGgatatgaaccagccagagtcCCCCAAGCGTATCCGCAG TGCATTTGAGGAGGCGCTTGTGGCCGCTGGGCTAGATTTCCACTCCGATCGCCTGTGGGACCTCTATGTGGAGtgggagaaggagcagggggACATGAAGGCTGCCACGGGGGTCTACGACCGGGCGCTCAAGACCCCTACGCAGCTCTACAGCAGCCACTACGAGAA ATTCAAGGTCCACCTGAACACCAACGAGCCCAAGGAGGTGCTGTCACCAGAGGAGTACGAGGAGCTGTGTGTTGAGTACAGGCAGGCCCTGAAAGCCGAGAGGGCCGCCGCCCGGgccgaggggggagaggaggaggaagaaaggcccccgggggaggaggagcccgCGTCCCTCGACGGCAAAGACTCC GAGGAGATGATGCAGAAGATGCGAGAGCTGGCCTTGGCTCGCAGAGAGAAGGTCTTCCagctgatggagggggaggtcaGGAAGCGCTGGAACTTTGAAGATGCG ATCAAGCGTCCCTATTTCCACGTCAAGCCTCTGGACCGGGCCCAGCTGCGGGCCTGGCACTCCTACCTGGACTGGGAGCTGACCCAGGTGGATCTGGGCCAGGGGGAGACGGAGACCGAGGACCCCGAGTTCCTGGAGGCCCTGAGGGACAGCGGGGTGGTTGCCGGGGGCGACCGAAGGATTCGCGTCCTCTTCGAGCGCTGCCTCATCGCATGCGCCCTCTATGAAGAGTTCTGGACTAAG TACGTCAAGTACCTGGAGCCTCAGAGTTTGGAGGAAGCCAGGAGTTTGTTCATACGAGCATGTGAGGTCCACCTggcccacaaacacaccatccaCCTGCAGTGGGCCACATTTGAGGAGAGGCATG GAAACCTGGACGAGGCCAGGAGAGTGCTGGTGGCTCTGGAGGCCGCCATGCCCGGCCTGGCCGTGGTCCGCCTGCGTAGGGTGGGGCTGGAGAGGCGGGCCGGCCGCACCGATGAATCGGAGGCACTGCTAAGGGATGCAGTGGCCCAGTCCAAAGAAACGCCGTCCCTCCATGCTTTCTACTCCATTAAGCTGGCCCGCTACCTGCTCAAGCTGCTGAAGAACCCGGGCAAGGCCCGTGGAGTCCTGCAGGAGGCTCTGGAGATCAGcccg GATAACAGTAAGCTGCACCTGAacctgctggagctggaggtgtcAGGGGACCCCCGTGGCTCGCCTGAGGGggtgcaggagtgtgtgacaCGGGCACTGGCCGCACCCCTCTCGCCCCGGACCAAGATCCTCTTCTCCCAGAGAGGCTTGCAGTACGCTGAGGACTATGGGAACTCTGTGCAGAG TGTGCTGAGTATCTATGAGGAGCACCAGAAGCTGCTGAAGGAGCTGGGCAagaagagaggagcggagaacgg TGATGGCGAGGAACCCGAGAAGATGAGCAAATCAGACGACGGCTCTGCAGAGCCTGCCCAGGCCCCTCCCACCATGCCTCACGTTCCCATAaccacgccccctccccccatgatGGGTGGGGACATGAGTGGTCAGGGAGGTTATGGGGCGTACAACAGCTGGTACCAG CAACCACAATATGGAGGTTACGGTTACCAGAACCCATGGAACTACAATCAGGGCTACTATCCTCCcagctag
- the si:ch211-114c17.1 gene encoding pre-mRNA-processing factor 39 isoform X2: MAAEGSEDFSNNGELGDPSAPEVSETYESATDMAVDSEENAGSELPEVAAAPDPNAYTMPPAEEDDEGELPVDFDRLWKAAHDNPQDFSSWTDLLQYCEQESHMTASRRALVAFLARYPLCYGYWKKYADLERRAGYTTKAEEVCVQGLQAIPLSVDLWIHYINLLLGTLDMNQPESPKRIRSAFEEALVAAGLDFHSDRLWDLYVEWEKEQGDMKAATGVYDRALKTPTQLYSSHYEKFKVHLNTNEPKEVLSPEEYEELCVEYRQALKAERAAARAEGGEEEEERPPGEEEPASLDGKDSEEMMQKMRELALARREKVFQLMEGEVRKRWNFEDAIKRPYFHVKPLDRAQLRAWHSYLDWELTQVDLGQGETETEDPEFLEALRDSGVVAGGDRRIRVLFERCLIACALYEEFWTKYVKYLEPQSLEEARSLFIRACEVHLAHKHTIHLQWATFEERHGNLDEARRVLVALEAAMPGLAVVRLRRVGLERRAGRTDESEALLRDAVAQSKETPSLHAFYSIKLARYLLKLLKNPGKARGVLQEALEISPDNSKLHLNLLELEVSGDPRGSPEGVQECVTRALAAPLSPRTKILFSQRGLQYAEDYGNSVQSVLSIYEEHQKLLKELGKKRGAENGDGEEPEKMSKSDDGSAEPAQAPPTMPHVPITTPPPPMMGGDMSGQGGYGAYNSWYQQPQYGGYGYQNPWNYNQGYYPPS; encoded by the exons ATGGCGGCAGAAGGTTCGGAAGACTTCAGCAACAACGGGGAACTCGGGGATCCTTCAG CTCCGGAGGTCTCAGAGACTTACGAGTCTGCAACAGATATGGCTGTTGATTCAGAGGAGAACGCAGGCAGTGAGCTACCCGAGGTGGCGGCAGCCCCAGATCCGAATGCATACACCATGCCCCCGGCCGAGGAGGACGATGAAGGGGAGTTGCCAGTGGACTTTGACCGCCTGTGGAAAGCGGCCCACGACAATCCACAGGATTTCTCAAGCTGGACCGACCTGTTGCAGTACTGCGAGCAAGAG AGTCACATGACTGCTTCTCGGCGAGCTCTTGTAGCATTTCTGGCCCGCTATCCACTATGCTATGGTTACTGGAAGAAGTATGCTGACCTGGAGCGCCGGGCTGGATACACCACCAAAgcagaggag gtgtgtgtgcagggattgCAGGCCATCCCTCTGAGTGTAGATCTGTGGATCCACTACATCAACCTGCTCCTGGGAACCCTGgatatgaaccagccagagtcCCCCAAGCGTATCCGCAG TGCATTTGAGGAGGCGCTTGTGGCCGCTGGGCTAGATTTCCACTCCGATCGCCTGTGGGACCTCTATGTGGAGtgggagaaggagcagggggACATGAAGGCTGCCACGGGGGTCTACGACCGGGCGCTCAAGACCCCTACGCAGCTCTACAGCAGCCACTACGAGAA ATTCAAGGTCCACCTGAACACCAACGAGCCCAAGGAGGTGCTGTCACCAGAGGAGTACGAGGAGCTGTGTGTTGAGTACAGGCAGGCCCTGAAAGCCGAGAGGGCCGCCGCCCGGgccgaggggggagaggaggaggaagaaaggcccccgggggaggaggagcccgCGTCCCTCGACGGCAAAGACTCC GAGGAGATGATGCAGAAGATGCGAGAGCTGGCCTTGGCTCGCAGAGAGAAGGTCTTCCagctgatggagggggaggtcaGGAAGCGCTGGAACTTTGAAGATGCG ATCAAGCGTCCCTATTTCCACGTCAAGCCTCTGGACCGGGCCCAGCTGCGGGCCTGGCACTCCTACCTGGACTGGGAGCTGACCCAGGTGGATCTGGGCCAGGGGGAGACGGAGACCGAGGACCCCGAGTTCCTGGAGGCCCTGAGGGACAGCGGGGTGGTTGCCGGGGGCGACCGAAGGATTCGCGTCCTCTTCGAGCGCTGCCTCATCGCATGCGCCCTCTATGAAGAGTTCTGGACTAAG TACGTCAAGTACCTGGAGCCTCAGAGTTTGGAGGAAGCCAGGAGTTTGTTCATACGAGCATGTGAGGTCCACCTggcccacaaacacaccatccaCCTGCAGTGGGCCACATTTGAGGAGAGGCATG GAAACCTGGACGAGGCCAGGAGAGTGCTGGTGGCTCTGGAGGCCGCCATGCCCGGCCTGGCCGTGGTCCGCCTGCGTAGGGTGGGGCTGGAGAGGCGGGCCGGCCGCACCGATGAATCGGAGGCACTGCTAAGGGATGCAGTGGCCCAGTCCAAAGAAACGCCGTCCCTCCATGCTTTCTACTCCATTAAGCTGGCCCGCTACCTGCTCAAGCTGCTGAAGAACCCGGGCAAGGCCCGTGGAGTCCTGCAGGAGGCTCTGGAGATCAGcccg GATAACAGTAAGCTGCACCTGAacctgctggagctggaggtgtcAGGGGACCCCCGTGGCTCGCCTGAGGGggtgcaggagtgtgtgacaCGGGCACTGGCCGCACCCCTCTCGCCCCGGACCAAGATCCTCTTCTCCCAGAGAGGCTTGCAGTACGCTGAGGACTATGGGAACTCTGTGCAGAG TGTGCTGAGTATCTATGAGGAGCACCAGAAGCTGCTGAAGGAGCTGGGCAagaagagaggagcggagaacgg TGATGGCGAGGAACCCGAGAAGATGAGCAAATCAGACGACGGCTCTGCAGAGCCTGCCCAGGCCCCTCCCACCATGCCTCACGTTCCCATAaccacgccccctccccccatgatGGGTGGGGACATGAGTGGTCAGGGAGGTTATGGGGCGTACAACAGCTGGTACCAG CAACCACAATATGGAGGTTACGGTTACCAGAACCCATGGAACTACAATCAGGGCTACTATCCTCCcagctag